The following coding sequences are from one Salmo trutta chromosome 36, fSalTru1.1, whole genome shotgun sequence window:
- the LOC115175865 gene encoding CDC42 small effector protein 1: MQGIWMHQDYPKIERHRGYLSSPACKAATESRALNRRSPGMSEFWHKMGCCVVAKPPPKKRRRKIDRSMIGEPTNFMHLTHIGSGEMAEGLPPSGSVQEQMRSKGPSTNGRSSLL; the protein is encoded by the exons ATGCAAGGGATCTGGATGCACCAGGACTATCCCAAGATTGAGCGTCACAGGGGCTACCTGTCTTCACCAGCCTGCAAGGCGGCGACAGAGAGCAGGGCGCTGAACCGGCGGAGCCCAGGAATGAGCGAGTTCTGGCACAAGATGGGCTGCTGCGTGGTGGCCAAACCCCCACCG aagaagaggaggaggaagattgACCGCAGCATGATCGGAGAGCCCACGAACTTTATGCACCTCACACACATTGGCTCTGGGGAGATGGCAGAAGGTTTGCCGCCG TCAGGGTCAGTCCAAGAACAGATGAGGTCCAAAGGACCCAGCACCAATGGCAGAAGCAGCCTCTTATAG
- the LOC115175866 gene encoding protein AF1q, translating into MLVKSNSEYDSFLYWRQPISAPDLSELEDLGVTNSKPTKKSKKATKKQNAALAKTRKQQEAQEAELSEYTTFNYWREPIPSIDLLDFNLLL; encoded by the coding sequence ATGCTGGTGAAATCAAACAGTGAGTATGACTCCTTCCTCTACTGGAGACAGCCCATCTCAGCCCCGGACCTGTCCGAGCTGGAAGACCTGGGTGTGACCAACAGCAAGCCAACCAAGAAGAGCAAGAAGGCCACCAAGAAACAGAATGCTGCCTTAGCCAAGACAAGGAAGCAGCAAGAGGCACAGGAGGCTGAATTGTCAGAGTATACCACCTTCAACTACTGGAGAGAGCCTATCCCCAGCATCGACCTCCTCGACTTCAACCTGCTTCTGTGA